Proteins from one Penicillium digitatum chromosome 2, complete sequence genomic window:
- a CDS encoding Carbonyl reductase, putative, translating into MAANPITKDGHFFHNNTTAPEHPSLMSMFSLKGKTVIVTGASDGIGLAVAQGLAEAGANVAMWYNRNAKCIERAAQIAEQYGVQTKAYQVEITDAKAIEDAINDVVKEFNGRLDVFVANAGIPWIKGLVVDAPIDHYREVVGVDLDGTFYCAKAAAQHWRRQKEEGTDINGNKLTNFTYGSFVATASISGHIVNFPHMQAVYNASKAAVIHLCKSLSVEWVRYARINAVSPGYFETDISSAASGETKNIWRDKIPMGREGQVHELKGAYLYLASDASSYTTGTDLIVDGGYCAP; encoded by the exons ATGGCTGCTAACCCCATTACCAAAGATGGACACTTTTTCCACAACAACACCACTGCTCCTGAGCACCCCAGCCTCATGAGCATGTTCTCCCTCAAGGGGAAAACTGTGATCGTGACTGGGGCTAGTGACGGTATCGGTTTGGCCGTTGCTCAGGGTCTGGCCGAGGCAGGTGCCAATGTGGCCATGTGGTACAATAGGAATGCGAAGTGTATTGAGAGGGCTGCCCAGATCGCAGAACAATACGGTGTTCAGA CCAAGGCTTATCAGGTTGAGATCACTGATGCAAAGGCTATCGAGGACGCTATAAACGACGTCGTCAAGGAGTTCAATGGCCGTCTCGACGTCTTTGTTGCTAATGCCGGTATTCCCTGGATTAAGGGCCTCGTGGTAGATGCTCCCATCGACCACTACCGCGAAGTCGTCGGCGTCGATCTCGACGGGACCTTCTACTGTGCCAAGGCTGCCGCCCAGCACTGGCGCCGTCAGAAGGAGGAAGGCACCGATATCAACGGCAACAAGCTCACCAACTTCACATATGGTAGCTTCGTTGCTACCGCCTCTATCAGCGGCCACATTGTCAACTTCCCCCACATGCAGGCTGTCTACAACGCCTCAAAGGCTGCCGTGATTCATCTTT GCAAATCCCTTTCTGTTGAATGGGTTCGCTACGCTCGCATCAACGCCGTATCCCCCGGTTACTTTGAGACTGATATCTCCAGCGCCGCGTCTGGGGAAACCAAGAACATCTGGCGCGACAAGATCCCCATGGGCCGTGAAGGCCAAGTCCACGAGCTGAAGGGCGCCTACCTCTACCTTGCGTCCGATGCATCTTCCTATACTACCGGGACGGATCTCATCGTCGACGGTGGCTACTGCGCCCCCTAA
- a CDS encoding spoVR like domain-containing protein — translation MYDSYRPHPLLAQVPLTVSPFINLPTSVTLPYTYKSVPSSLPSSVTIDPSNPDGKARYVISPSGEHAAHPDDVLATCHSLEQHLNEARTNAEQAINAWIESIKQRELAEKRRLAPGWLDREEKLLQPSRTSACPDAQADAHSSLLDSSSPDQDSSRLPTMMPHNDGEELDRAFGGLGVK, via the exons ATGTACGACTCCTATC GTCCACATCCTCTCCTCGCCCAGGTCCCACTGACCGTTTCACCTTTCATCAACCTCCCCACCTCCGTCACATTACCCTACACATACAAATCCGTCCCCTCATCTCTCCCCTCCTCGGTGACAATCGATCCAAGCAATCCTGATGGTAAAGCCCGCTATGTCATCTCCCCAAGCGGCGAGCATGCAGCTCACCCAGACGACGTCCTCGCCACGTGCCACTCCCTCGAACAACATTTGAATGAGGCTCGCACCAACGCAGAGCAAGCCATCAACGCATGGATAGAGTCGATAAAGCAACGTGAACTAGCCGAAAAAAGACGCCTGGCTCCTGGGTGGCTCGACCGCGAGGAAAAGCTCCTTCAACCTAGCCGGACCAGTGCTTGTCCTGACGCACAGGCCGATGCCCATTCAAGCCTGCTGGATAGCTCTTCCCCTGACCAAGACTCTTCTCGATTACCGACCATGATGCCACATAACGAtggggaggagttggatcgAGCGTTCGGTGGCCTAGGTGTGAAATGA
- a CDS encoding Higher eukaryotic phosphomevalonate kinase, which produces MTTLDSLKRALRQKATVLGSFQKQPLSDIQFSAGFDILLQGSGWVTYQNFIIPQLSELIAPLFDSRLNISVLEIGPGPKSVFGYLPGHLRQKIRRYAAFEPHDLLATRLENWLCSTSESESPLPCLESPVDIHRISFDLNSNTTSGTVTRDSDEKFDIILFCHSMCDMKPKARFIERALEMLVERPEGALVVMFHHDETLHLEGLVCHRTASFPTGAVCVADDDEVLDSFAPFMTEFVMQDVEAEMAIRVEWRNVCRALGRREEAHPDRLIFNSPNIMVAFTHDATALPELTAQVPLLEGDKPVKNWEARLHYPASIVRPTEVRHIQHCVQWALKHGVSLAVVGGGHSGHCLRSNVVSVDMGAFDKVHVLTAEDGGQESGPDSVALIVAEAGCKTGDIVRKTMAAGLTVPLGARPSVGAGLWLQGGIGHLARMYGLTCDSIIGAVMVSVGSGQALCIGCVPSEHWPAGAVCPTNETDLLWAIKGAGTNFGIVVSVTFKAYAAPVFSARNWVVPLSDNLEARRRLQDFDDLVAGKLPQECSADAYLYWDMGKLRLGVTLFESSTTGLTSETPTSTDAPIETILGPEGNFQVVDGVGLFETEMYMSRMDGGHASSKTSSFKRCLFLTRIGAPNIAKILVTAIETRPSPLSYLYLLQGGRVIGDVPADATAFGCRDWEFACVVTGVWPRDQDGSEIARTAVQWVYNVASNLLPVSSGVYGADLGPDPRDTALAAKTFGPNLLRLARLKHISDPLNVLAYACPLPKTPIKQKLIVLVTGESCAGKDHCAEIWVSAFLTCSRKSLIARVVSISDETKREYAEATGADFNRLLRDRLYKERHRAALTTFFQGQVQYRPRLPEEHFLSVVYGARDVDVLLITGMRDEAPVAVFSHLVSHSRLIDVRINASKETRRARQGHRGLNAEGNDTNDNNDRRPKLKSLNYRPSLIFNNDATGNETVKRFADDCLLPFLNEDLQQLANMVRPVPNFPHPGVKFRHVLNISQQPGGLALCTSLLQTHFTGDWAKVDMIVSCETGGFIYASVLALQVDVPLALIREAGKLPPPTVSVPKSTSHISSTSNPNEKRIEIERDLIPRGASVVVVDDVLASGNTLCAVLQLLGEVGIADVSIMVVAEFPFHRGRELLRQHGFGVNIQSLLVFDGA; this is translated from the coding sequence ATGACTACTCTTGATTCACTCAAGCGGGCTCTTCGGCAAAAAGCCACCGTATTGGGGTCGTTCCAGAAGCAGCCATTGTCAGACATACAATTCAGCGCTGGCTTCGATATCTTACTACAGGGATCAGGATGGGTCACGTACCAAAACTTCATCATCCCTCAACTTTCTGAGCTGATAGCTCCTCTCTTTGACTCGCGTCTCAATATCTCGGTGCTAGAAATCGGACCCGGCCCAAAGAGCGTGTTTGGATATCTGCCCGGTCATCTGAGGCAAAAAATCAGGAGATATGCTGCATTTGAGCCCCACGATCTGCTTGCTACAAGGTTGGAAAATTGGCTTTGCTCGACATCGGAGTCAGAGTCCCCTCTGCCCTGTCTGGAAAGTCCGGTTGATATCCATCGAATTTCTTTTGACCTGAACAGCAACACAACGAGCGGGACTGTTACGCGTGATAGCGACGAAAAATTCGACATCATCTTATTCTGTCACAGCATGTGTGACATGAAGCCCAAAGCCAGGTTCATCGAACGAGCGCTGGAAATGCTTGTTGAGCGACCCGAAGGAGCATTGGTGGTAATGTTTCATCATGACGAGACCCTACACCTCGAGGGATTAGTGTGCCATCGAACGGCTTCTTTCCCTACCGGGGCTGTGTGTGTggcagatgacgacgaggtGTTGGACTCTTTCGCTCCTTTCATGACGGAATTTGTCATGCAGGATGTGGAGGCGGAAATGGCTATCCGGGTTGAATGGCGGAACGTTTGCCGCGCTTTAGGCCGTCGTGAGGAGGCCCACCCAGATCGTCTCATATTCAACTCGCCCAACATCATGGTGGCTTTCACCCACGATGCGACCGCGTTACCGGAGCTGACGGCGCAGGTGCCGTTGTTAGAGGGAGACAAACCGGTTAAGAACTGGGAGGCTCGCCTTCACTATCCCGCCTCGATTGTTAGGCCGACAGAGGTCCGACACATTCAACATTGCGTTCAATGGGCTCTCAAGCACGGTGTCAGCCTGGCCGTCGTTGGTGGGGGTCACAGCGGTCATTGCCTACGTTCCAACGTCGTTTCCGTCGATATGGGCGCCTTTGACAAGGTGCATGTTCTCACGGCCGAGGACGGTGGACAAGAATCTGGTCCGGATTCTGTTGCCCTGATTGTCGCCGAGGCCGGCTGTAAGACGGGCGATATTGTTCGCAAGACCATGGCGGCGGGCCTGACCGTGCCCTTAGGGGCCCGTCCAAGCGTGGGCGCGGGGCTATGGCTACAAGGCGGCATCGGGCATCTGGCTAGGATGTACGGGCTCACATGCGACTCCATAATCGGTGCTGTGATGGTCAGCGTCGGCTCTGGCCAGGCCCTTTGTATTGGCTGTGTACCAAGTGAACACTGGCCGGCCGGTGCTGTGTGCCCAACAAACGAAACTGATCTGTTATGGGCAATAAAAGGAGCTGGCACCAATTTTGGCATCGTAGTCAGCGTTACTTTCAAGGCTTATGCGGCTCCTGTTTTCTCGGCTCGCAACTGGGTTGTCCCGCTGAGTGATAACCTCGAGGCGCGGCGCAGGCTTCAAGATTTCGATGACTTGGTCGCCGGTAAGCTCCCCCAAGAATGTTCTGCAGATGCGTATCTGTACTGGGACATGGGGAAGCTGCGTCTTGGGGTGACCTTATTTGAGTCTTCCACGACTGGGCTCACTTCTGAAACACCCACGTCGACAGACGCACCCATAGAAACAATTCTCGGGCCAGAAGGCAATTTTCAGGTGGTGGACGGTGTCGGTTTATTCGAGACCGAGATGTACATGTCCCGAATGGACGGTGGCCACGCCAGTAGCAAGACCTCATCGTTCAAGCGATGCTTATTCCTGACCCGCATTGGAGCACCGAATATCGCCAAAATCTTGGTGACAGCCATTGAGACTCGTCCCTCGCCACTCTCTTATCTCTATCTACTACAAGGTGGTAGAGTTATCGGTGATGTTCCAGCCGATGCGACTGCTTTCGGTTGTCGAGACTGGGAGTTTGCCTGCGTGGTAACTGGCGTCTGGCCGCGCGACCAAGATGGGTCCGAAATTGCTCGAACTGCAGTACAGTGGGTGTACAACGTCGCTAGTAACTTATTGCCTGTGAGTAGCGGAGTTTACGGCGCAGACCTTGGACCTGACCCCAGAGACACCGCACTAGCGGCCAAGACCTTTGGGCCAAACCTGCTACGCCTGGCTCGCCTTAAGCACATATCAGACCCGCTCAATGTGCTGGCTTACGCCTGCCCACTTCCGAAAACGCCAATTAAACAGAAGCTCATTGTTCTTGTCACTGGTGAAAGCTGCGCCGGCAAGGACCATTGCGCCGAAATCTGGGTCTCTGCATTCCTCACTTGTAGCCGCAAAAGCCTCATTGCGCGCGTAGTCAGCATTAGCGATGAGACCAAGCGAGAATACGCGGAGGCCACTGGTGCCGACTTCAACCGCCTCCTTCGAGACCGTCTCTACAAAGAGCGACACCGGGCAGCATTAACAACATTCTTCCAGGGCCAAGTACAGTATCGACCTCGGCTGCCAGAGGAGCATTTTCTCAGTGTGGTATACGGCGCTAGAGACGTGGATGTGCTGCTAATCACCGGGATGAGAGATGAGGCGCCAGTCGCAGTCTTCTCGCATTTGGTCTCACACAGCAGACTGATCGATGTTCGCATCAATGCCAGTAAAGAGACGCGGCGTGCTCGCCAAGGCCACCGCGGTCTCAATGCTGAGGGTAACgacaccaatgacaacaatGATCGCAGACCAAAACTGAAGTCCTTGAACTATCGGCCCAGTCTCATCTTCAACAATGACGCGACCGGAAACGAGACAGTGAAAAGGTTTGCCGATGACTGCCTGCTTCCCTTCCTCAATGAAGACCTTCAGCAACTAGCCAACATGGTGCGTCCAGTGCCCAATTTTCCACACCCGGGCGTCAAGTTTCGCCATGTACTCAACATCTCCCAGCAGCCGGGTGGGCTAGCCCTGTGCACATCTCTGCTACAGACTCACTTCACCGGGGACTGGGCCAAAGTCGATATGATAGTATCTTGCGAGACTGGTGGCTTCATCTATGCGTCGGTTCTAGCCTTGCAAGTCGATGTACCCTTGGCGCTAATTCGTGAGGCTGGGAAACTCCCCCCACCCACTGTTTCCGTGCCCAAGAGTACATCTCATATCTCTTCGACATCCAATCCAAACGAGAAGAGGATCGAGATAGAACGAGATTTGATACCCAGAGGCGCGTCGGTAGTAGTGGTGGATGATGTACTCGCTTCAGGTAATACACTTTGTGCAGTGCTCCAGCTTTTAGGTGAAGTTGGCATCGCTGATGTCAGCATCATGGTCGTGGCCGAGTTCCCTTTTCATCGCGGCCGGGAACTGTTGCGCCAGCATGGGTTTGGTGTCAATATTCAAAGCCTTTTGGTCTTTGATGGTGCTTAG
- a CDS encoding regulator of volume decrease after cellular swelling-domain-containing protein, producing the protein MEVIGSSPEASSFVSLAEHQSRTPSSFYSGPPVLYHHSQRCKIVILERELLATPVLNTLRGQDAVNNSAASQDQQDGDEKEVAISGVDAWVTSDKFFLFSPTASTGVSIPYPSISLHALQRLRVPDTDAEVQGLYMQVATPGAPSADDEEECITMTVVLPADATLQEPVEAETDTPTQQLYNAVSACSNLHPDPVEQGDEDDEDGPKFISAEEHDGVFQLGNGDLPPPVDGSSGWITAENMDQFFDAEGNWIAAGEPPSFPLGPGAGTVRAREGDNGVEENGDGDETKWRKTD; encoded by the exons ATGGAGGTCATTGGCAGCTCCCCTGAAGCTTCCTCATTCGTGTCGCTGGCCGAACACCAGTCGCGCACCCCAAGCTCCTTCTACTCCGGACCCCCAGTATTGTATCACCACAGCCAGCGCTGCAAGATAGTCATTCTTGAGCGCGAGCTACTCGCGACCCCAGTACTGAATACCCTCCGCGGCCAGGACGCTGTGAATAACAGCGCCGCAAGCCAGGACCAACAGGACGGCGATGAGAAGGAGGTCGCAATCTCAGGCGTGGATGCCTGGGTGACATCTGA caaattcttcctcttctctccgACCGCCTCCACAGGCGTGTCAATCCCCTACCCCTCGATCTCACTACACGCACTCCAACGGCTACGCGTCCCAGACACGGACGCCGAAGTCCAGGGCCTGTATATGCAGGTCGCGACGCCAGGTGCGCCCTCCGCcgatgacgaagaggaaTGCATCACAATGACAGTGGTGTTGCCCGCCGACGCCACGCTACAAGAGCCCGTGGAGGCGGAGACGGATACACCCACCCAGCAGCTCTACAACGCCGTCTCAGCGTGCTCTAATTTACACCCGGACCCTGTTGAGCAGGgagatgaggatgacgaggatggGCCCAAGTTCATCTCGGCGGAGGAGCATGATGGAGTCTTCCAGCTTGGAAATGGTGATCTGCCCCCACCTGTTGATGGGAGCTCTGGGTGGATCACGGCGGAGAATATGGATCAGTTCTTTGATGCGGAGGGGAATTGGATTGCTGCTGGTGAGCCGCCTTCTTTCCCGCTCGGGCCTGGAGCTGGGACTGTTAGGGCCCGGGAGGGAGATAATGGAGTTgaagagaatggagatggagacGAGACGAAGTGGCGGAAGACGGATTGA
- a CDS encoding Isoflavone reductase family protein, producing the protein MSTKVLLVGAAGETGGSIANGLLDTGNFEVIALVRPISAQKPAITRLQDRGCQIRKCDLKAPEEQLIEALTGIDVVISCVGPAEQQDQIPLAKAAKKTGVKRFVPCGFITVCPPGGIMWLRDEKEIVYNQIRQLWLPYTVVDVGWWYQLAYPRLPSGRVDYAMTSGNDEIIGDGNMPTALTDLRDIGRYMAMIISDPRTLNKKILAYNLVSTQNKIYELMEEISEEKIDRNYIPEETICSRVVAARQASETYPFDPIKFIPRYLAEYQLSWGIRGDNNPEYAKYLGYHTTQDLYPEFQPTDFREYLASVIRGSAKGIYTDRVISRKHQRHFPRTESSDSLYTRIFPRTESSDSLMSR; encoded by the exons ATGTCCACCAAGGTTTTGCTCGTCGGAGCAGCGGGTGAAACCGGAGGTTCTATCGCCAACGGACTGTTGGATACCGGTAATTTT GAGGTCATCGCTCTTGTGCGCCCTATCTCGGCCCAAAAGCCAGCTATCACACGCCTCCAGGATCGGGGATGCCAGATTCGGAAATGTGACTTGAAGGCCCCAGAGGAGCAGCTTATCGAGGCGTTGACTGGTATTGATGTGGTGATCAGCTGCGTCGGTCCTGCTGAACAACAGGACCAGATTCCTCTCGCCAAGGCAGCCAAAAAGACCGGCGTGAAGAGATTCGTTCCATGTGGTTTCATCACCGTCTGCCCACCGGGTGGTATCATGTGGTTGCGTGACGAG AAAGAAATTGTCTACAACCAGATCCGCCAGCTGTGGCTTCCCTATACCGTCGTCGATGTCGGCTGGTGGTACCAGCTCGCCTACCCCCGCCTCCCCTCCGGGCGTGTCGACTACGCCATGACATCCGGCAACGATGAAATTATTGGTGACGGCAACATGCCCACCGCACTGACCGACTTGCGAGATATTGGTCGCTATATGGCGATGATCATCTCCGACCCCCGCACTCTGAATAAGAAAATCCTCGCCTACAATCTGGTCTCCACGCAAAACAAGATCTACGAGCTCATGGAGGAAATCAGCGAGGAGAAGATCGATCGCAACTAC ATTCCCGAAGAAACCATCTGCAGCAGAGTCGTCGCGGCCCGACAAGCTAGTGAAACCTATCCCTTCGACCCGATCAAATTCATTCCACGGTATCTGGCCGAATACCAGCTGTCTTGGGGAATTCGCGGCGACAACAACCCCGAATACGCCAAGTACCTCGGCTACCACACCACACAGGATCTGTACCCCGAATTCCAACCAACGGATTTCCGCGAATATCTCGCGTCTGTCATTCGAGGCTCGGCCAAGGGCATTTACACCGATCGTGTGATCTCACGGAAGCACCAGCGACACTTCCCGCGTACCGAGTCCAGCGATTCCCTTTACACGCGTATATTCCCTCGCACGGAGTCGAGCGACTCGCTCATGTCGCGATGA
- a CDS encoding Amino acid/polyamine transporter I: MFPRRRPGSRSSACELGPIRTETTTPQATPEIHQNEHALGFTDIYGSLTPRQISIITIGSAIGTGLMVGTGRALSMSGPAAIIISYTIVGFAVYLVLCALGEMGSWLPKPYTVADQAVRFCHPALGFSLGWIFWLKYAVVTPNQLTAAALVVSYWVGAERVNPGIWITVFLSIIVILNFLNHRLPSRIEFYVSSFKLVVMLGLMILSTVIALGGGPDQDMKGFRYWSYPGAFGAKPHHDNALLEKFYITCSTMSSATFAYIGSERSGMTPFPNVRKATSRAIQNTFYRIMVFHLLAITLLGMIVPQDSATMVFSSDSSHEAAASAFVAALYLAGISVLPDLLNACILLFVLSIADYDLYLATKAMCDLAVKHRAPAFLSRTTRRGVPIYALAVCSSIATLAYLNVRQDSTVVFGYFVDMVTMLGLLTWISILITHISFVRARKAQGIPDKALAFRARFGLPGTCLALILCLFISVAIVFDSFSFDSGVRTFDVKSFIASYISIPVYIILMVGYKLAVHSKRVDPKEADLWTDKIELDSERREGHR; the protein is encoded by the exons ATGTTTCCGCGACGCCGACCAGGATCGCGATCCTCTGCTTGCGAACTCGGGCCCATCAGAACTGAGACAACGACTCCACAAGCCACCCCCGAAATCCATCAAAATGAACATGCCCTAGGCTTCACAGACATATATGGGTCGTTGACACCCCGTCAAATCAGCATCATCA CCATTGGATCGGCGATTGGAACAGGCTTGATGGTTGGCACTGGAAGAGCACTGTCCAT GAGCGGC CCGGCGGCTATAATAATCTCCTACACCATCGTCGGATTCGCGGTTTACCTCGTCCTCTGTGCATTGGGTGAGATGGGTTCATGGCTACCAAAACCATATACCGTTGCAGATCAAGCCGTTCGATTTTGTCATCCTGCACTTGGATTCAGTTTGGGCTGGAT attttggttgaaatatgCCGTAGTCACACCGAACCAGCTCACAGCAGCAGCGCTGGTAGTCTCGTATTGGGTCGGTGCTGAGCGAGTCAATCCTGGCATCTGGATTACGGTTTTCCTTTCGATCATTGTGATACTCAACTTCCTCAATCACCGCCTCCCGAGCAGAATTGAGTTCTACGTCTCTTCATTCAAGCTGGTCGTCATGCTTGGACTCATGATCCTTTCCACCGTCATTGCTCTAGGAGGAGGACCGGATCAAGACATGAAAGGTTTTCGATATTGGTCGTACCCCGGTGCTTTCGGCGCCAAACCTCATCACGACAACGCGTTGCTAGAGAAGTTCTACATAACCTGCTCGACAATGTCATCGGCTACGTTTGCATACATCGGAAGCGAGCGATCTGGCATGACTCCCTTCCCGAATGTTCGAAAGGCTACCTCAAGGGCTATCCAGAATACCTTTTATCGAATCATGGTTTTCCATCTTCTAGCAATTACCCTTCTTGGGATGATTGTCCCTCAGGACTCGGCCACCATGGTATTTTCTAGCGATTCGTCCCATGAGGCTGCCGCATCGGCATTTGTTGCAGCTCTGTATCTGGCAGGCATCTCCGTGTTGCCGGACTTGTTGAATGCATGCATCCTGTTGTTCGTTTTGTCGATCGCAGACTACGATCTCTATCTAGCAACCAAGGCAATGTGCGATCTTGCAGTGAAGCACCGTGCCCCTGCATTCCTATCACGCACTACTCGGAGAGGCGTCCCGATCTACGCGTTGGCTGTGTGCTCGTCCATTGCAACATTGGCATATCTCAACGTCCGCCAAGATTCGACTGTTGTTTTTGGATACTTCGTGGACATGGTCACAATGCTCGGGCTGCTCACATGGATTTCCATTCTGATCACTCACATATCTTTTGTGCGAGCACGAAAGGCTCAAGGCATTCCCGACAAAGCTCTAGCTTTTAGAGCTCGATTCGGTCTGCCTGGGACGTGTTTAGCTCTCATTCTCTGCTTGTTCATCTCTGTCGCCATTGTTTTTGACTCCTTTAGCTTCGATTCGGGCGTCCGGACATTCGACGTCAAATCCTTCATTGCCTCGTACATCAGCATTCCTGTCTACATCATCTTGATGGTTGGCTACAAGCTCGCTGTCCACAGTAAACGTGTTGACCCCAAGGAGGCTGATCTATGGACCGATAAAATTGAGCTGGACAGCGAGAGAAGGGAAGGCCATCGCTGA